From one Anaerococcus prevotii DSM 20548 genomic stretch:
- the metG gene encoding methionine--tRNA ligase: MTEKKAYYITTPIYYPNSNLHIGNTYTSVIADVLKRYKNLKGFDAYLTTGTDEHGQKIMRTALDAGTSPQKFVDIIAEETKELWKKLEIDYDTFIRSTEDQHEKDVAEIFTKLYEKGDIYKGEYKGYYCTPCETFWTESQLEDGHCPDCGREVEYQEEETYFFRLSKYTDRLKELFKEHPEFLEPQFRQKEMLNNFIDKGLSDLSVTRNSFDWGVDVPFDNEHVVYVWIDALSCYLSAIGYGDDKAKFERYWPAGVHLIGKDIVRFHTIIWPALLMALDLPLPEKVFAHGWILFDNDKMSKSKGNIMYPEPLVDLYGVDALKFYMLREFNFGSDGNFSARKYMERYNSDLVNDLGNLVSRTTSMIAKYNGGEVRKGTVSDSFDDELITLAEETYTKFNKLMDEFNFNAALEAVWTLIRRANKYVDETEPWILGRDEANKERLDRVLYNLAETIRIVAQLIEPVMKNTTATILEKIGTDNKGFESAGEFGLLEEGARVSKGANLFDRLDIDKELVKLHEANGALIEKRLNKNKKEDEESKEEYIDFEDFTKVDLVVGKILEAKEHPNADKLLVFKVDIGEDEPRTIVSGIKKWYAPEDLLGKNVIVVRNLAPRKMRGIESQGMLLAADFDDDLSLLSTLEDLKPGAKVS; this comes from the coding sequence ATGACAGAGAAGAAAGCTTATTACATTACAACACCGATATACTATCCAAACTCAAACTTGCATATCGGAAATACTTACACATCAGTCATAGCAGATGTGCTCAAAAGATATAAAAACTTAAAGGGCTTTGATGCCTACTTAACTACAGGAACAGACGAACACGGACAAAAGATCATGAGAACAGCCCTAGATGCTGGTACTAGTCCTCAAAAGTTTGTCGATATCATAGCGGAAGAGACAAAAGAGCTTTGGAAAAAGCTTGAAATCGACTACGATACCTTCATTAGGTCAACCGAAGACCAACACGAAAAGGATGTCGCTGAAATCTTTACCAAACTTTACGAGAAGGGAGATATCTACAAGGGAGAATATAAGGGATATTATTGTACACCTTGTGAGACCTTCTGGACTGAGTCTCAATTAGAAGATGGCCACTGCCCAGATTGCGGTAGGGAAGTAGAATATCAAGAAGAAGAAACTTATTTCTTTAGACTTTCCAAATATACAGACAGATTGAAAGAGCTTTTCAAAGAACATCCAGAATTCTTGGAGCCACAATTTAGGCAAAAGGAAATGCTAAACAACTTCATCGACAAGGGACTTTCTGACCTATCTGTTACAAGAAATTCCTTCGATTGGGGAGTTGATGTGCCTTTTGATAATGAACACGTTGTCTATGTTTGGATTGATGCCCTATCATGCTACTTATCTGCCATAGGCTATGGAGATGATAAGGCTAAATTTGAAAGATACTGGCCTGCTGGAGTTCATCTAATCGGAAAAGATATAGTAAGATTTCATACAATAATCTGGCCAGCCCTACTAATGGCCCTAGATCTTCCACTTCCAGAGAAGGTATTTGCCCATGGTTGGATTCTTTTTGACAATGACAAGATGAGTAAGTCCAAGGGAAATATCATGTATCCAGAACCACTCGTAGACCTTTATGGGGTAGATGCCCTTAAATTCTACATGCTACGTGAGTTTAACTTTGGATCTGACGGCAACTTCTCAGCTAGAAAATACATGGAAAGATATAATTCTGACCTAGTAAATGACCTAGGTAACCTAGTATCAAGAACTACATCAATGATAGCTAAATATAACGGAGGAGAAGTAAGAAAGGGAACAGTATCAGATAGCTTTGATGATGAGCTCATCACCCTTGCAGAAGAAACTTACACTAAGTTTAACAAGCTAATGGATGAGTTTAACTTTAACGCTGCCCTTGAAGCTGTTTGGACCCTAATTCGTCGTGCCAACAAATACGTAGACGAGACTGAGCCATGGATCTTGGGTCGTGACGAAGCTAATAAAGAAAGACTAGACAGAGTCTTATACAATCTCGCTGAAACTATCAGAATAGTAGCCCAACTAATCGAGCCAGTTATGAAAAACACAACAGCAACAATCCTAGAAAAAATCGGCACTGATAATAAGGGCTTTGAATCAGCAGGAGAGTTTGGCCTTCTTGAAGAAGGAGCTAGGGTAAGTAAGGGAGCTAATCTATTCGATAGACTTGACATAGACAAGGAACTTGTTAAGCTTCATGAGGCAAATGGTGCCCTTATAGAGAAAAGACTTAATAAGAATAAGAAGGAAGATGAAGAATCTAAGGAAGAATATATAGACTTCGAAGACTTCACCAAAGTCGACCTAGTTGTAGGTAAGATCCTAGAAGCTAAGGAACATCCGAATGCAGACAAGCTCTTAGTCTTTAAGGTAGATATAGGAGAAGATGAGCCAAGAACAATAGTTTCTGGTATCAAGAAATGGTATGCTCCAGAAGATTTATTAGGTAAAAATGTAATCGTCGTAAGAAATCTCGCTCCAAGGAAGATGCGTGGAATCGAATCTCAAGGCATGCTTCTTGCAGCAGACTTTGATGATGACCTATCCCTCCTATCAACTCTAGAAGACTTAAAGCCAGGAGCAAAGGTAAGCTAA
- a CDS encoding alanine/glycine:cation symporter family protein gives MDFILRAADFMWANVIGYVLLAVGLYYSLRLGFPQFRHARLIKKVIKKNLKASDGVSGFAALATAVGGQVGTGSLVGVATAISLGGPGAVFWMWITALLGMVITFAETVLGQIYRVKIEDGSYRGGPSYYVQFGLKSRFMGIVTAFFYILGVGLCIAFMQSNSISQAFTGVVDLNPIIPGIAVTIAAFIITIGGVKRLTDFSSKVVPVMALAYIIVVLVIIITHISKFPAVLGMIFTSAFKPQAALGGMVGHTVMDAFRQGVARGLFSNDAGNGIAGIMHAAADVDHPAEQGFLGMFGTFVTTIIICSLSAFALLLTGVVGNPDSGVGINLVQDAFQSILGVPGRWLVFFAMLMFGFTTLIADLFYGESNVRLIFKDKYKIPLWIYRIIAFIMFLVATQMDLELVWGFIDVFVGIVVFINVISLFFLFKDVKGILDDYQNQLKEGKENPVWKRDKEYHL, from the coding sequence ATGGATTTTATTTTACGAGCAGCTGACTTTATGTGGGCAAACGTTATAGGGTATGTGCTTTTGGCAGTAGGACTCTACTATTCTCTAAGGCTAGGCTTTCCACAATTTAGACATGCACGCTTAATCAAAAAAGTTATCAAGAAGAATCTTAAGGCAAGCGACGGAGTAAGCGGATTCGCAGCCCTTGCCACAGCGGTAGGAGGACAGGTTGGAACAGGTTCTCTAGTAGGAGTGGCGACAGCCATAAGTCTAGGTGGACCTGGAGCGGTATTTTGGATGTGGATTACAGCGCTTTTGGGCATGGTAATCACATTTGCAGAAACTGTCCTAGGACAAATCTACAGGGTAAAGATCGAAGATGGGTCTTACAGGGGAGGACCAAGCTATTATGTGCAATTCGGTCTTAAATCTAGGTTTATGGGAATAGTCACAGCTTTCTTTTACATCTTGGGAGTGGGTCTTTGTATAGCCTTTATGCAATCAAACTCAATAAGCCAAGCCTTTACAGGAGTTGTTGATCTAAACCCAATTATTCCTGGAATCGCCGTTACCATAGCAGCCTTTATAATCACAATCGGTGGAGTTAAAAGACTTACTGACTTTTCGTCAAAAGTCGTTCCGGTAATGGCCCTTGCTTATATCATAGTAGTTTTAGTAATTATAATTACTCATATCAGCAAATTCCCAGCTGTTTTAGGAATGATTTTTACAAGTGCCTTTAAGCCTCAGGCAGCCCTCGGTGGAATGGTAGGACATACTGTAATGGATGCCTTTAGACAAGGTGTTGCTAGAGGACTTTTCTCAAACGATGCTGGAAATGGTATAGCAGGTATCATGCATGCAGCAGCAGACGTAGACCACCCAGCAGAGCAAGGATTTCTTGGAATGTTTGGTACCTTCGTTACTACAATCATAATTTGCTCCCTATCAGCCTTCGCCCTACTTTTAACAGGAGTTGTGGGAAACCCTGATAGTGGTGTAGGAATAAACCTCGTCCAAGACGCCTTCCAAAGCATCTTGGGAGTTCCTGGCAGATGGCTAGTGTTTTTCGCCATGCTAATGTTTGGCTTTACAACACTAATAGCAGACCTATTCTATGGTGAGAGTAATGTAAGGCTAATCTTTAAGGACAAATACAAAATCCCTCTTTGGATCTATAGGATTATCGCCTTCATCATGTTTTTGGTGGCAACTCAAATGGACCTTGAGCTCGTTTGGGGCTTTATAGATGTCTTTGTAGGAATAGTAGTCTTTATCAACGTTATAAGCTTATTCTTCCTATTTAAGGATGTAAAAGGAATCTTAGATGACTACCAAAATCAACTTAAAGAAGGAAAAGAAAATCCAGTTTGGAAAAGAGATAAAGAATATCATCTATAA